One window of the Lemur catta isolate mLemCat1 chromosome 6, mLemCat1.pri, whole genome shotgun sequence genome contains the following:
- the LOC123639524 gene encoding rab-3A-interacting protein isoform X3 — MVREANVKQATAEKQLKEAQGKIDVLQAEVAALKTLVLSSSPTSPMQEPLPGGKTPFKKGHTRNKSTSSAMSGSHQDLNVIQPIVKDSKEADLSLYNEFRSWKDEPTMDRTCPFLDKIYQEDIFPCLTFSKSELASAVLEAVENNTLSIEPVGLQPIRFVKASAVECGGPKKCALTGQSKSCKHRIKLGDSSNYYYISPFCRYRITSVCNFFTYIRYIQQGLVKQQDVDQMFWEVMQLRKEMSLAKLGYFKEEL, encoded by the exons ATGGTGAGAGAAGCAAATGTCAAGCAAGCAACGGCAGAAAAACAGCTAAAAGAAGCACAAGGAAAA ATTGATGTACTTCAAGCTGAAGTAGCTGCATTGAAGACACTTGTATTATCCAGTTCTCCAACATCACCTATGCAAGAGCCTCTGCCAGGTGGAAAGACACCTTTTAAAAAGGGGCATACAAGAAATAAAAGTACAAGCAGCGCTATGAGTGGCAGTCATCAGGACCTCAATGTGATACAGCCAATTGTAAAAGACAGCAAAGAG GCTGATTTATCTCTGTATAATGAATTCAGATCTTGGAAGGATGAGCCCACAATGGACAGAACATGTCCTTTCTTAGACAAAATCTATCAGGAAGATATCTTTCCATGTTTAACATTCTCAAAAAgtgag ttggctTCAGCTGTTCTGGAGGCTGTGGAAAACAATACTCTAAGCATTGAACCAGTGGGATTACAACCTATTCGATTTGTGAAAGCTTCTGCAGTTGAATGTGGAGGACCAAA AAAATGTGCTCTCACTGGCCAGAGTAAATCCTGTAAACACAGAATTAAATTAGGGGACTCAAGcaactattattatatttctcctttttgcaGATACAGG ATCACTTCTGTATGTAACTTTTTTACATACATTCGATATATTCAGCAGGGACTTGTGAAACAACAGGATG TTGATCAGATGTTTTGGGAAGTTATGCAGTTGAGGAAAGAGATGTCATTGGCAAAGCTGGGCTATTTCAAAGAGGAACTCTGA